Within the Cyprinus carpio isolate SPL01 chromosome B18, ASM1834038v1, whole genome shotgun sequence genome, the region AGGATTTGGTGTAAAGTGCTCTGAAAACGTGAAGACTTGAATCTAGGAGGCTTTAGTCCATCCATTCTGAGAATAAATGTCGTGTGTCTTTAACGCAGCGCAGGGTCTCTCATCCTCGACATCCGCTCAATTCAACCGTGATGTGTACTCGTGCTAATGAAGAGGATCAGAGAGCCTCGGCTGGAAAGATTCTTACGGCATTAGCAGCCGCACTTGCTCTGTTCGGCGTCACGCGGCTCTGCCAGGTCGCTGGTGCTGTGGCCGTTGGTGCGAACCATCCCGTCCGGGATCCAGGATTTGTCCACACATCTCTCCATGCGCTTCATGATCAGATCCAGCAGAACCTCCACGGCACGACCCACGTTCTCGCCGCTCGCAGCGCTCGTCTCGAAGTACGGGACACTGcgaaaagatgaaaaataaaatgcattagagCACAAACCACTTTTATTGATGCATTTCATATAGTACTCAAAGTTAAGTATATTATCACGCATTATCATGATCTAAGAGCAATTTTTTGAAATGCATGCTGGGATTGTCTTGTCTATGAAGGATGCATGTGATAGAACACACACTGTTTTGCTGCCTAATCTTCAGAACAGCCTTTGCATTGAGAGCGTGTTAAAGAGCCCTTAAAATTCTGCCTACATAGGGAGCTCACTAGGATTGGGAAATGAATCAGCCTCATAAACATAAACTTCAATGCACAAGACTCTTTTCCTGTCTGTGTGAGATACGATCACATGAACACTCAGTATGACAACTAAAAAAACACAAGTTCTTATAATGCAAGACCACATCTagctgtaaaatatataattactattattactagtATTATATAGATGTCCAATCTAAACTGgcagtttaaaacaaataaaatgcaaataaattcttacaattaaataattaatttttaatatttaaatttgattttaattcttaaatgatgtataacaacaacaactaaaaatattattattattattattagtagaataaatattagtattagaTGGGCAACAACTGAGctgaaaattaaacaacaaaacaatagaaaaatacCACATTGAAAAAGTTTAGAATAAAGattaaaaagttttgaaataagtctcatatgctcaccaaccctgcatttattttataaaaatagtaatattataaaatattattacaatttcaaatatctgttttctgtgtgaatatctgtgaaaatgtaatttatttctgtgatgcgcagctgaattttcagcatcaatactccagtcttcagtgtcacatgatcttcagaaatcattctaacatgctgataaTCATctgtttattatcagtgtttgcACAAAGACACACCTGGATGAGTTTAGATGTGAGGATCAGTCAACAGAACATGAATGACACTCAACAGATGAGTCACAGCAAACTCAGAACGAACAAACGCAGTCAACATTACTGACAAGAAAATCAAAAACTCAACAGATATTTTAACAGTCGATCTGTTTTATAGAAGCATATAATTCATATGATTCCAGCAAAGAATTTTCATGGAATCATACTGAAGTGTTCATGAGACAGAAACTTCTCGAAAGACTTGAGTGCTTGTCTAAACTGAAGACGGTCAATATTAGCCTTTCTGTACAGCGTCATGTTAACGTGTCACATTTAACGAGAGCTGCCCTCATCTTAGACAAACACGCCACAGACACGGCCCTCAAAACAAACATCTTCAGAGTGTTTCGTCTAAATCTACTGATATATTTGACAGAGATGCAAACTCCTCACCTGTCAGTGATTCACAATCACCTTTCTGAGATCAAAATAGCTCACAGATGAGATTTGCTTAGATCCAGTGAGAAAGCGTGTTTTATAGTATTTTCTTTACTCCAGAATCTGTGTCTATAAAGGGTTATCTCTCATGTATTTGAATGGACAGGGAGGTATTTCTGTCCTGAAGTGTGCTGATTTGAGGCAGTCGAGGTCACAGAAGGACGAGTCTGGTTTCTCACCCGTATTTCTCGGCCAGTTCTCGTGCACTCTCTGTCGTCACCGCGCGCTGGTCCTCCAGGTCTGATTTGTTTCCGCACAAGACGACGTCAGGATTCTCGCAGTACGCGTGCGTCTGCAGCTGACCTGCACGAGACATCACAGCAACTAACCAttaaatactgttaattaaaaattattcatgATAATGTAACAACAACAAGCAGCTTACTGTAGAGTGGTCTATCTATTAATAATGACAAGTTATTATCATTGTGTTGCTGTTGCTGTTATTGCTAGGCAATCACTCCAAATCTGCTTAgtaaaaaaactattacaaactattaaaaaattatttattaatactttttaaatgtaatttaattacttacataattattttttagataGACAACCAATCTAAACTGCTAGCtacacataaaatgaataaaaataatatgaaatattccgtgtattattattagtagttgtagtagtagtatttgGGCAATCACTCCAAGCtgctaggtaaaaaaaaaaaattaataaaaaattttttaaaaaaaattctagtagTAGTAGATTAGGCAACCACTCTAAgttgctatttaaaaataaaaattaattacaaataataataaattaaaaataaggaaaGATTATTATTAGTAGATACTCTAAATACTCTAAGCTGCTAGGtaaagattaaattaataataaaaaaaatattttatattatttatttatttaaaatatattcattttgttttagttcTAGTAGTGTAGGATGATAtgtgtaatgtttgtttttgttgtaatgtaatataaaaaaagtattattattattattattattattattattattattattattattattatatgggcAACCACTAAAAGCActattaatacaaaatacatattaaataattattactttaaaaccattttattattattattattattattattattattattattattattattagataggCAACCACTCTAAGgcactagtaaaaaataaaaattaattacaaataatattcaataaaaaaaaccctaaagattattatcagtagtagtagtattagcaTTAGTTGGACAAATACTCTAAGCTGCTAGGtaaagataaaattaataaacaaatgcatattaaaaatattctcaTTTTGTTGTAGTTCTAGTAGTAGAAGATAGGTAACCtgctagttaaaaataaaatgtaatataaattttatatttatgttttattatatatttatttttatatatatatatataccgagGACAGTTTGTACTATATTGGTGCTAGGTCTATTATTGGTTTAGGTGGagtgttggagagagagagagagagagagagagagagagagagatgagagagagagagagagagagagagagagagagagagagacatatttttattattagaggAAAATGTGTGccaagaacaaacacacacttaatttctgaagaaaatgaaagCAGCTGCTCATTAAATGTGGAATCAGAGAAACTAGAAggtgaattaaaacaaaactagaacTTATCGGGTGAGTCTGGACTTACTCATCCAGTTCCGCACATTGAGGAAGCTCTGCTCGTTCGTGAGGTCAAAGAGCAGCAGGAAGCCCATGGCGTCCCTGAAGAACGCTGTGGTCAAACTCCGAAACCTGCATTCAGAGGAGCACACAGAgaaaatccacacacacatatatatatataatgtaaacaaaagcttttattttggatgtgattaatgaTGATTCATTTTTTGATAGCAGTGCTGGTCTGGTCTGACCTCTCCTGACCGGCCGTGTCCCACAGCTGGATGTGGATCCTCTGTCCTCTCCCGACCGTCCCATCAGGACCGCTGGACTTGTACACTACAGGACAGAAGCAGACATTTCACCATCAGAGTGTAATGAATATCCTGCCATTCTCTGCAGGCAGCGTGAGGTCTGCCCGTGCAAAACGTGCCGCCACAATGTTACACTGTtgtggtggttgccagggtgttgctatgcggttgctaaggtgttggcGGGGTGGTTTGGTATGCAGTTCCAGAAAACCCGAACACTTGATGACTGAGCGCGGGAAGCGTCTCATTAGTGCCGCGGCTCCTGAGTGTGTGGCTCTTAAACATCAGTGTTTGTTTGATGTCTTAAGTGCTCAAGTGTTTGTTCTTAAGGAGGGATCCCTGCTCTGTAAGGCCATATGATCCTGCATtcatcattcaaacacacacacacacacttccataaCTCTACCTGCCGATGCAGTTTCCTCAAAGCAAGTGCTCAGCCAGTTTTTGTTACCGTGGCAACTGTTACTAGTATACAGTATTCAGTGTGAGATGGATACACAAATCAAGAACTGAGTGAAAGTACGGATACCCtgataaaatattactccagttaCAGTATAAGCACACATATCaaattttgtgaattttactaATTATTACAAGTTGAAAGTACAAAAGTGCTtgatttttaatatacttaagtattataagtaaataatactgattgataaatcatgtttattatttgttcTAATCAGgactaattaaaaagaaacagtgCAGATATTTAATGTATTGGTCTGtaaatatgcaaacattttattACCAAAGCGTATTATACACTATCAAAACTATTTATCTataaatatctgtctgtctgtctatccatccatccatctaactatctatccatccatccatccatccatccaactatctatctatccatccatccatccatccatctaactatctatctatcc harbors:
- the rab27a gene encoding ras-related protein Rab-27A, with amino-acid sequence MSDGDYDYLIKFLALGDSGVGKTSFLYQYTDGKFNSKFITTVGIDFREKRVVYKSSGPDGTVGRGQRIHIQLWDTAGQERFRSLTTAFFRDAMGFLLLFDLTNEQSFLNVRNWMSQLQTHAYCENPDVVLCGNKSDLEDQRAVTTESARELAEKYGVPYFETSAASGENVGRAVEVLLDLIMKRMERCVDKSWIPDGMVRTNGHSTSDLAEPRDAEQSKCGC